A genomic stretch from Malus domestica chromosome 15, GDT2T_hap1 includes:
- the LOC108169506 gene encoding uncharacterized protein, protein MASSVASSVNSNALSFSSIEPLNGHNFRKWKQDVEIMLGLMDYDLALREDQPPAVTENSTNEQRMKAKKWEKSNRMTLIEMKKSITKTVRGGIPLCEKAKDFLEAMGAKFKVSKNAEMGNLMTTLTSLKFDGKTSVREHILKLVDATAKLKDLKMPLDDSFIVHMALSSLPESFEQLKISYNT, encoded by the exons ATGGCTTCTTCAG tgGCTTCTTCAGTGAATTCGAATGCTCTAAGTTTCTCCTCCATCGAGCCCTTGAATGGACATAATTTTAGGAAGTGGAAGCAAGATGTTGAGATCATGCTAGGACTGATGGATTACGATCTTGCATTGAGGGAAGACCAGCCACCTGCTGTGACTGAAAACAGCACTAATGAGCAAAGGATGAAGGCTAAAAAGTGGGAGAAATCCAATAGGATGACTCTTATAGAGATGAAGAAGTCAATCACTAAGACCGTCAGAGGTGGGATTCCACTGTGCGAGAAGGCGAAAGACTTCCTAGAGGCTATGGGTGCAAAGTTTAAGGTTTCTAAGAATGCTGAAATGGGTAACTTGATGACCACTCTGACATCACTCAAGTTCGATGGGAAAACTAGTGTTCGTGAGCACATTTTGAAGTTGGTAGACGCTACAGCCAAGCTGAAGGATCTCAAGATGCCACTTGATGATTCTTTTATTGTCCATATGGCACTCTCATCACTACCTGAATCATTTGAACAACTCAAGATATCATACAACACATAA
- the LOC103402115 gene encoding lysine histidine transporter-like 5, with translation MTDLHQSSAQAENTTNENEAARRAQEQLDINNWLPITADRNAKWWYSAFHNVTAVVGAGILGLPYALSGCGWGPGIAAIFLSWVITFYSFWQLIRLHEIVPGQRFDRYPELGQHCFGPKLGYWIIMPQQMTVQVASCIVYTVTGGKSLKKFFELVVPSIGHIRQTYFILFFTVLQLGLSQSPNFNSLKGISLLAALMSCGYAMIAFVTSTIMGVKNHEHVDHSLRSHTTPSQVFDMLGGLGTIAFAFAGHSVALEIQATIPSTPEKPSRIAMWRGVVVAYVIVIFFYLAVAISGFWAFGNTVEDDVLISLEKPAWLIAAANLMVFFHVIGSYQVFAMPVFDLIESVLVNNLRFKPGLLLRFIARSAYVLVAGFIAMCIPFFGGLLGLFGGLVFSSTSYYMPCVMWIVVHKPKRFSMHWWASWFSIVVGVLLALFSPIGGAREIIMQAKSYKMFS, from the exons ATGACCGACCTACATCAATCAAGTGCTCAAGCG GAAAACACTACGAATGAAAATGAAGCAGCTAGAAGGGCCCAAGAGCAACTCGATATAAATAACTGGCTGCCCATCACTGCTGACAGGAATGCAAAATGGTGGTACTCAGCTTTCCACAATGTCACGGCTGTTGTTGGTGCAGGAATACTGGGCTTACCGTATGCATTATCAGGATGTGGCTG GGGCCCTGGAATTGCAGCCATTTTCTTGTCATGGGTGATCACTTTCTACTCATTCTGGCAACTGATTAGACTGCATGAAATAGTACCCGGGCAGCGTTTTGATCGATACCCGGAACTAGGGCAGCATTGTTTTGGGCCAAAACTAGGGTACTGGATTATCATGCCTCAGCAGATGACTGTGCAGGTGGCTTCATGCATTGTGTATACAGTCACTGGTGGCAAGTCATTGAAAAAATTCTTCGAACTCGTTGTTCCAAGcataggccatattagacaaaCATATTTTATCCTCTTCTTTACTGTATTGCAATTAGGGCTCTCCCAATCTCCCAATTTCAATTCTCTGAAAGGAATTTCTCTCCTCGCGGCACTCATGTCTTGCGG TTACGCGATGATAGCATTTGTGACATCGACAATCATGGGTGTGAAAAACCACGAGCATGTTGATCATTCGCTTCGATCTCATACGACACCAAGCCAAGTATTTGATATGTTGGGTGGATTAGGAACAATAGCATTTGCTTTTGCCGGACACAGCGTGGCTTTAGAGATTCAAGCCACAATCCCTTCAACTCCAGAGAAACCCTCAAGAATTGCAATGTGGAGAGGCGTTGTCGTGGCTTACGTCATCGTAATATTTTTCTATCTTGCAGTTGCAATCTctggcttttgggcttttggcaATACTGTAGAGGATGATGTTCTCATCTCACTAGAAAAACCTGCTTGGCTCATCGCAGCCGCTAACCTAATGGTGTTTTTCCATGTTATAGGAAGCTATCAG gtCTTTGCAATGCCTGTGTTTGATCTGATCGAGTCAGTTTTAGTAAATAATTTACGTTTCAAGCCAGGATTACTATTGCGTTTCATTGCTCGCAGTGCGTACGTAC TCGTAGCAGGGTTCATTGCAATGTGCATTCCATTTTTTGGAGGATTGTTAGGACTATTTGGAGGTTTAGTGTTCTCCTCGACATCTTATTAC ATGCCTTGCGTTATGTGGATTGTCGTTCACAAACCAAAAAGATTTAGTATGCACTGGTGGGCCTCATGG TTTTCGATCGTGGTGGGCGTGCTGCTGGCTCTTTTTTCACCCATAGGAGGAGCACGCGAAATTATTATGCAAGCCAAAAGTTACAAAATGTTTTCCTAG